A stretch of the Cyprinus carpio isolate SPL01 chromosome B4, ASM1834038v1, whole genome shotgun sequence genome encodes the following:
- the LOC109057574 gene encoding macrophage mannose receptor 1-like, whose translation MNDMKELNKSVTDRSLQYVWIGLQKTGRDKWQWSSGEPALYLNWATGQPKAKGEDCGMMTNGQWHDLTCTDNQYFICNNTNTGLVFVNQLKSWRDAQSYCRQNHTDLVSVRNQNENQQVEKIISDNHLSGSWIWIGLFRDSWQWSDQSNSSFRYWKTAEPNNQGGGENCTVIDPNAQGQWNDIHCINQYPFVCYEDKLILIKENLTWSEALIYCRQNHVDLVSVHSEEIQRRVMNVVKRASTATVWLGLHNYYSMNMWLWLSGEIVFYQNWAPGNGTTWENCSLEKRKGAVQSGGDQRWISLPESHKLNFICSRN comes from the exons ATGAACGACATGAAGGAGCTGAACAAGAGTGTGACTGATAGAAGTCTTCAGTATGTCTGGATTGGGCTGCAGAAGACGGGTCGTGATAAATGGCAGTGGTCTTCAGGTGAACCTGCGCTCTATCTGAACTGGGCTACTGGACAACCAAAAGCTAAAGGAGAAGACTGTGGTATGATGACAAATGGACAATGGCATGATTTGACATGTACTGATAACcaatatttcatctgcaacaaca cgAACACAGGACTGGTCTTTGTCAATCAGCTGAAGAGTTGGAGAGAtgctcagagttactgcagacagaatcacaCTGATCTGGTCAGTGTGAGGAACCAGAATGAGAATCAACAGGTTGAGAAGATCATCAGTGATAATCATTTATCTGGATCATGGATCTGGATCGGTCTGTTCAGAGACTCATGGCAGTGGTCAGATCAGAGTAACTCCTCATTCAGATACTGGAAAACTGCTGAACCTAATAATCAGGGAGGTGGTGAAAACTGTACAGTGATTGATCCGAACGCTCAGGGACAATGGAATGACATCCATTGCATCAACCAGTATCCTTTTGTGTGTTATGAAG ATAAACTGATTCTGATCAAGGAGAATCTGACGTGGTCTGAAGCTCTGAtatactgcagacagaatcatgtGGATCTGGTCTCTGTTCATTCAGAAGAGATTCAGCGTCGTGTGATGAACGTGGTTAAACGAGCGTCTACTGCGACGGTGTGGTTGGGTTTACACAACTACTACAGCATGAACATGTGGCTCTGGCTGAGTGGAGAGATCGTGTTCTATCAGAACTGGGCTCCAGGGAACGGAACAACATGGGAAAACTGCAGCCTTGAGAAGAGAAAAGGAGCAGTTCAGTCTGGAGGAGATCAGCGCTGGATCAGCCTTCCTGAATCTCACAAACtcaacttcatctgcagcagaAATTAA